One Urocitellus parryii isolate mUroPar1 chromosome 8, mUroPar1.hap1, whole genome shotgun sequence DNA window includes the following coding sequences:
- the Ube2j1 gene encoding ubiquitin-conjugating enzyme E2 J1 — translation METRYNLKSPAVKRLMKEAAELKDPTDHYHAQPLEDNLFEWHFTVRGPPDSDFDGGVYHGRIVLPPEYPMKPPSIILLTANGRFEVGKKICLSISGHHPETWQPSWSIRTALLAIIGFMPTKGEGAIGSLDYTPEERKALAKKSQDFCCEGCGSAMKDVLLPLKSGSDSSQADQEAKELARQISFKAEVNSSGKTIAESDLNHSFSLNDIQDDVPTTFQGATASTSYGVQNPSAASFQQPTQPAAKNTSMSPRQRRAQQQSQRRSSTSPDVIQGQQPRDNHTDHGGSAVLIVILTLALAALIFRRIYLANEYIFDFEL, via the exons ATGGAGACCCGCTACAACCTGAAGAGCCCGG ctgtTAAACGTTTAATGAAAGAAGCTGCAGAATTGAAAGATCCAACAGACCATTACCATGCGCAGCCTTTGGAG gaTAACCTTTTTGAATGGCACTTCACAGTTAGAGGGCCCCCAGATTCTGATTTTGATGGAGGAGTTTATCATGGACGAATAGTACTGCCACCAGAGTATCCCATGAAGCCACCAAGCATTATTCTCCTAACG GCTAATGGACGCTTTGAAGTGGGCAAGAAAATCTGCTTGAGCATCTCAGGACATCATCCTGAAACTTGGCAGCCCTCATGGAGTA taagaACAGCATTACTAGCCATCATTGGGTTTATGCCAACAAAAGGAGAGGGAGCCATAGGTTCTCTCGATTACACACCTGAGGAAAGAAAAGCACTTGCCAAAAA GTCACAAGATTTCTGCTGTGAAGGATGTGGCTCTGCCATGAAAGATGTCCTCTTGCCTTTAAAATCTGGAAGTGATTCAAGCCAGGCTGACCAAGAAGCCAAGGAACTGGCTAGACAAATCAGTTTTAAG GCAGAAGTCAATTCATCTGGAAAGACTATTGCTGAATCAGACTTAAACCACTCTTTTTCACTAAATGATATACAAGATGATGTTCCTACAACATTCCAGGGTGCTACGGCCAGCACATCG tatgGAGTCCAGAATCCATCTGCAGCATCCTTTCAACAACCTACCCAACCTGCAGCTAAGAATACCTCCATGAGCCCTCGACAGCGCCGGGCCCAGCAGCAGAGTCAAAGAAGGTCATCCACCTCACCAGATGTAATCCAGGGCCAGCAGCCAAGAGACAACCACACTGATCACGGTGGATCAGCTGTactgattgtcattctgactttGGCATTGGCAGCTCTTATATTCCGACGAATATATCTGGCCAATGAGTACATATTTGACTTTGAGTTATAA